A single region of the Terriglobales bacterium genome encodes:
- a CDS encoding glycoside hydrolase family 2 TIM barrel-domain containing protein gives MIPNFRTLLCVIMFSIVSWAQSPAPLVQNIFHRNTVSLNGDWHYIVDSHDIGVGRHYYLNARPGTSTAVVEYDFAVSPTLQVPGDWNSQHPELLLYEGTVWYEKSFVYHPQPNRSTLLYIGAANYRAHVWINGQSLCEHEGGFTPFNCDATPLLKDGENVAIISVNDTRHTDDVPALAPDWWNYGGITRDVMLVEVPQTFITDYAVQLERGSTNHIAGWVRIAGAPASQKITVRIPELDLTQTATAGDDGIAHLAFDAPKLQLWSPENPKLYKVEIASDADRVSDEIGFRSIEVRGTEILLNGHPIFLRGIDTHEEAPNRSGRAHGDDDAQIMLGWVRDLGCNFVRLAHYPYDEHIIRMADRLGFMLWEEVPVYQTIDWSTPAVLNKAKQQLTELITRDRNRGAVIMWSVTNESRATPERNAFVRELIKTARSLDSTRLVTAATNQFTRPDPHTLVLNDPIVDDLDVWGINEYVGWYYGVPADLDTMKWSVPDNKPMIVSEFGGEAKQSMHGPIDQRWAEENQEEIYKHQITALQKIPFLRGMTPWVLKDFRSPNRQLPVLQDGYNRKGLISDSGQRKKAFYVLQQFYQGMAAQAASVGK, from the coding sequence ATGATACCCAATTTCCGCACATTGCTCTGCGTTATTATGTTTTCTATCGTAAGCTGGGCGCAAAGTCCGGCGCCGCTTGTTCAAAACATCTTTCATCGCAACACCGTCTCGCTGAACGGCGACTGGCACTACATCGTTGATTCGCACGATATAGGTGTAGGCCGGCACTACTATCTCAACGCCCGACCCGGAACATCTACCGCTGTGGTGGAATACGATTTCGCTGTTTCCCCGACTTTGCAAGTCCCCGGCGACTGGAATTCGCAACACCCCGAGCTGCTCTTGTACGAGGGCACGGTGTGGTATGAAAAATCTTTTGTTTACCATCCCCAGCCTAATCGCAGCACGTTGCTCTATATCGGCGCGGCCAACTATCGCGCCCACGTCTGGATCAACGGCCAATCTCTTTGTGAACACGAAGGCGGCTTCACTCCCTTTAATTGCGATGCCACGCCGTTGCTCAAAGACGGTGAGAATGTCGCGATCATCTCGGTCAACGATACCCGCCATACCGATGATGTCCCGGCGCTGGCTCCCGACTGGTGGAATTATGGCGGCATCACCCGTGATGTGATGCTGGTCGAAGTGCCGCAGACGTTCATTACCGACTATGCAGTCCAGTTGGAGCGCGGCAGCACAAACCACATCGCAGGATGGGTCCGCATTGCAGGTGCGCCGGCATCGCAGAAAATTACGGTCCGCATTCCCGAATTGGACCTAACACAAACTGCAACTGCAGGCGATGACGGTATCGCGCACCTCGCCTTCGATGCTCCCAAACTGCAGCTTTGGTCTCCCGAGAACCCGAAGCTCTACAAAGTTGAGATTGCCTCTGATGCCGACCGCGTCAGTGACGAGATCGGCTTCCGCAGTATCGAAGTTCGCGGCACCGAGATTCTGCTCAACGGCCATCCCATATTTCTGCGCGGCATTGATACACACGAAGAAGCGCCGAACCGATCCGGCCGCGCCCACGGCGATGACGACGCGCAAATCATGCTGGGTTGGGTGCGCGACCTGGGCTGCAACTTTGTGCGTCTGGCACACTACCCCTACGACGAGCACATCATCCGCATGGCCGATCGCCTCGGATTTATGCTGTGGGAAGAGGTCCCGGTCTACCAGACCATTGATTGGAGCACCCCCGCCGTCCTCAATAAAGCCAAACAACAGCTCACCGAGCTAATTACCCGCGACCGCAACCGCGGCGCCGTGATCATGTGGTCGGTGACCAATGAATCGCGGGCAACGCCCGAGCGCAATGCCTTTGTCCGCGAACTAATTAAGACCGCGCGTTCGCTCGATTCCACTCGGCTGGTCACTGCCGCCACGAATCAATTCACCCGGCCCGATCCCCACACCCTCGTGCTGAACGATCCTATCGTTGACGATCTCGATGTCTGGGGCATCAATGAGTATGTTGGCTGGTATTACGGTGTGCCTGCAGACCTCGACACCATGAAATGGTCTGTGCCTGACAACAAGCCTATGATCGTCAGCGAATTTGGCGGCGAAGCCAAGCAAAGCATGCACGGCCCGATTGACCAACGCTGGGCAGAGGAGAACCAGGAAGAAATTTATAAGCACCAGATCACCGCGCTGCAAAAGATTCCGTTTCTGCGTGGCATGACGCCGTGGGTGCTCAAGGACTTCCGCTCGCCGAACCGCCAACTGCCGGTCTTGCAGGACGGATACAACCGCAAAGGGCTTATCTCCGACAGCGGCCAGCGCAAGAAAGCGTTCTACGTGCTGCAGCAGTTCTACCAGGGCATGGCCGCACAAGCTGCATCTGTCGGGAAGTAG
- a CDS encoding DUF2721 domain-containing protein, whose translation MVTPISDSPLAILTFIAAPAVFTNAASVLALGTGNRLARVVDRTRQLADELRKDSTDTPLNEMYLRQLGRLEKRADRLVRGMTFFYMAVGAFAAASLVAVFGASLASTSHGLPFQLIAFFSLGAGIVGFVGLSTGSVLLVQETRLAVVTLREEARIVKEEISPALRKSDSASESQ comes from the coding sequence ATGGTTACTCCCATCAGCGACAGCCCGCTGGCCATCCTCACTTTCATTGCAGCTCCGGCGGTGTTTACCAACGCGGCTTCGGTGCTTGCGTTGGGTACTGGTAATCGTCTGGCGCGTGTGGTTGACCGCACCCGGCAGCTCGCCGACGAGTTGCGTAAAGATTCCACCGACACACCCTTGAACGAGATGTATTTGCGCCAGTTGGGCCGCCTGGAAAAGCGGGCCGACAGGCTGGTGCGTGGCATGACATTCTTTTATATGGCAGTGGGCGCATTTGCCGCTGCGAGTCTGGTTGCAGTTTTTGGTGCAAGCCTGGCTTCGACGAGTCACGGCCTTCCTTTTCAGTTGATTGCTTTCTTCAGTTTGGGCGCAGGCATCGTTGGATTCGTTGGATTATCCACAGGCTCAGTCTTGCTGGTGCAGGAGACCCGGCTTGCGGTTGTTACCCTTCGGGAAGAAGCCCGCATCGTGAAAGAAGAGATATCACCTGCTCTTCGGAAATCCGATTCTGCATCAGAGTCGCAGTAA
- a CDS encoding redoxin domain-containing protein: protein MSAQADKKDVPEPSIKVGDEAPDFTLVDQNGNKITLSSFRGKKNVALAFYIFAFTGGUTKQMQNFQQNLEKLEAADTQVLGVSMDSPFSNKAWADQIKITFPLLSDWGGETVRKYGVYNPKYKAARRVNYVIDKQGKVIEMQVDSEAIDPTKIVTLCERRTHKQ from the coding sequence CTGTCGGCACAAGCTGACAAGAAAGACGTTCCGGAACCGTCAATCAAGGTCGGGGATGAAGCTCCCGATTTTACCTTGGTCGATCAGAACGGTAACAAGATCACGCTCAGCAGCTTTCGCGGCAAGAAGAACGTTGCGCTCGCGTTTTACATCTTCGCCTTCACCGGTGGTTGAACCAAACAGATGCAGAACTTCCAGCAGAACCTCGAAAAGCTGGAAGCTGCAGACACCCAAGTCTTGGGTGTGAGCATGGATAGCCCTTTCAGCAATAAGGCGTGGGCAGACCAGATCAAAATAACTTTTCCGCTATTGAGTGATTGGGGAGGAGAAACCGTTCGCAAGTATGGTGTCTATAACCCCAAATACAAAGCTGCGCGCCGCGTAAATTACGTGATTGACAAACAAGGCAAAGTCATTGAAATGCAAGTGGACAGCGAGGCCATTGATCCCACGAAGATCGTGACCCTCTGTGAGCGCAGAACGCATAAGCAATAA
- a CDS encoding acetamidase/formamidase family protein encodes MKSIIAILLFPAIACAQSVTGEPRVVRYQLKPSELKYTYAASYAPVARLKSGDILETNTVDCFGNAIQKPGDTLSMAKGDNPLTGPFFIEGAEPGDTLAIKILSLEVDGNQGVGALAPGFGAINSTNYTPMLNPPIKEKIWFYPIDHAGNTATFQALDSKYTVKIPLHPFFGCIGVAPAGGEARSSVVPEAFGGNMDSPEASVGNTVYFPVNVSGAMLFLGDGHAAMGDGEVAGTAIEVPLRSRVQVRVIKGQTINWPRFENDDYIMTVGAYRPLDDALRIAFTELVGWIHKDYGLSEMDAYELLSKVAEIHLNEMVDPNYVVVAKINKKFLPNPAK; translated from the coding sequence ATGAAATCCATCATCGCAATCCTTCTCTTTCCTGCCATTGCCTGCGCGCAGTCCGTAACCGGCGAGCCCCGGGTGGTGCGTTACCAGCTCAAACCCAGCGAGCTTAAATATACCTATGCGGCGTCGTATGCTCCAGTCGCGCGGCTGAAATCCGGCGACATTCTGGAAACTAATACCGTGGATTGCTTCGGCAATGCTATCCAGAAGCCGGGAGACACGTTGAGCATGGCTAAGGGAGATAATCCGCTCACCGGTCCTTTTTTTATTGAGGGCGCAGAGCCGGGAGACACTCTGGCCATCAAGATCCTCTCTCTTGAAGTGGACGGCAATCAGGGAGTCGGCGCGCTGGCGCCTGGCTTTGGCGCCATCAACTCCACCAACTACACGCCCATGCTGAATCCTCCGATCAAAGAAAAGATCTGGTTCTATCCCATCGACCACGCCGGCAACACCGCAACCTTTCAGGCGCTGGATTCCAAGTACACGGTGAAGATTCCGCTGCATCCTTTCTTCGGCTGCATTGGCGTGGCTCCTGCGGGAGGCGAAGCCCGCAGCTCCGTGGTTCCCGAAGCTTTTGGCGGCAACATGGATTCCCCCGAAGCCAGCGTGGGCAACACCGTCTACTTTCCTGTGAACGTCTCCGGAGCAATGTTGTTTCTGGGCGACGGTCATGCCGCCATGGGCGACGGCGAGGTCGCGGGCACGGCCATTGAAGTGCCGCTGCGCTCGCGCGTGCAGGTGCGCGTGATCAAAGGCCAGACTATCAATTGGCCGCGCTTTGAGAATGACGACTACATCATGACCGTCGGTGCCTACCGTCCGCTGGACGATGCTTTGCGTATCGCTTTTACCGAGCTGGTCGGTTGGATCCACAAAGACTACGGGCTCTCTGAGATGGATGCTTACGAGCTGCTGTCAAAAGTTGCCGAGATCCACCTGAACGAGATGGTTGATCCCAACTACGTTGTCGTGGCCAAAATCAATAAGAAGTTTTTGCCAAATCCGGCGAAGTAA
- a CDS encoding LemA family protein, with the protein MDDESIQLVGANSKRWGNTEIGYLILVFAVLDAALVLFVPIIVYNRLVRMRNRVQNAWSDIGIQLKRRHDLVPNLVEAVRGYMQHERETLEDVTRARSQVMASGTDPGARIPAEMLLTSAIGNLLVRSEKYPDLRAAQNFQLLQEQLSSTENRIAYARQFYNESVRQYNTAQATFPSRLLAGPLGFSPASMFTAEASERAVPEART; encoded by the coding sequence ATGGATGATGAGAGCATTCAGCTCGTAGGAGCGAACTCAAAGCGTTGGGGGAACACAGAGATCGGCTATCTAATTCTTGTCTTCGCTGTTCTGGATGCGGCGCTGGTGTTGTTTGTCCCAATCATCGTCTACAACCGCCTGGTGAGAATGCGCAACCGGGTGCAGAATGCCTGGTCAGATATTGGTATTCAGCTCAAGCGCCGTCACGATCTGGTTCCCAATCTGGTCGAGGCAGTGCGCGGCTACATGCAGCATGAGCGCGAGACCCTTGAAGATGTGACCCGCGCCCGCTCTCAAGTTATGGCTTCGGGCACAGATCCCGGCGCGCGCATCCCCGCCGAAATGTTGCTGACCAGTGCTATCGGCAATCTGCTGGTTCGCAGCGAGAAATATCCTGACTTGCGTGCGGCACAGAACTTCCAATTGCTGCAGGAGCAACTCAGCTCAACCGAGAACCGCATCGCCTATGCTCGGCAGTTCTACAACGAGTCGGTGCGGCAGTACAACACAGCGCAGGCAACATTCCCCAGCAGGCTGCTGGCGGGACCTTTAGGCTTCTCTCCCGCTAGCATGTTCACGGCAGAGGCGAGTGAGCGCGCAGTACCAGAAGCACGAACGTAA
- a CDS encoding PP2C family protein-serine/threonine phosphatase, whose product MMPSGLAPTIDEYLRKRLMPVEGAIPHLPGIEMYGNSIPAGQVGGDLFEYINFQQRYNIDARIARTQKLSKEYLEPLPDGASPRNEVDLHVQWMESKPGCTPEDTMQYRKAKCSEQMRIAENLHELYTTAGVLLVDAQGHGVIAAKIASTVHDTFHALMLTELDRNGKTTTDLIEKINLRLAQSVTARNALGGSPDASREIATMLYGEIGPDGDFRFVNFGHPPPLVFSAEYGRFMEIDRDRMVRFFALGLEIPEDNPDRSKYVSIKLRKRQIAASDLAEITLMGPGDILFLYTDGVYDGSDEQDRQEIEQIIRDRKQQPAKDICRAILDYALKKDQYLQKIGEADRIDDKTAFIIKRA is encoded by the coding sequence ATGATGCCCTCAGGGTTAGCTCCCACCATTGACGAGTACCTGCGAAAAAGATTGATGCCGGTCGAGGGCGCGATCCCCCACCTGCCTGGAATTGAAATGTACGGCAATTCCATTCCAGCAGGGCAAGTGGGTGGCGACCTTTTTGAGTACATCAACTTTCAGCAGCGCTACAACATAGACGCCCGCATCGCGCGTACGCAGAAGCTGTCGAAGGAGTACCTGGAGCCTCTACCCGATGGCGCGAGCCCACGCAATGAAGTTGACCTGCACGTGCAGTGGATGGAATCAAAGCCTGGCTGCACCCCAGAAGACACGATGCAGTACAGAAAGGCGAAGTGCTCAGAGCAGATGCGAATTGCCGAGAACCTGCATGAGCTTTACACGACTGCCGGAGTTCTGCTGGTGGACGCACAAGGACATGGAGTGATCGCAGCTAAGATCGCCTCAACAGTACATGACACCTTCCACGCTCTGATGCTTACCGAGCTCGATCGCAACGGGAAAACCACAACTGACTTAATTGAGAAGATCAACCTGAGGCTGGCGCAATCGGTCACCGCAAGAAACGCCCTGGGAGGAAGCCCCGACGCTTCACGCGAGATCGCGACCATGCTGTACGGCGAGATAGGACCGGACGGAGATTTCCGTTTTGTCAATTTCGGGCACCCACCGCCGCTGGTCTTCTCCGCCGAATACGGCCGGTTCATGGAAATCGATAGGGACCGTATGGTGCGATTCTTCGCCCTGGGCCTCGAAATTCCCGAGGATAATCCCGACAGAAGCAAGTACGTCTCTATAAAGCTCCGGAAAAGACAGATCGCCGCATCCGATTTGGCAGAGATTACGCTCATGGGCCCGGGAGACATCCTGTTTCTCTACACCGACGGTGTTTATGACGGCAGCGATGAGCAGGACAGGCAGGAAATAGAACAGATCATCCGAGACCGCAAACAGCAACCGGCAAAAGATATTTGCAGAGCAATCCTGGATTATGCCTTGAAGAAAGACCAATACCTGCAGAAAATCGGCGAAGCCGATCGGATTGACGACAAGACCGCATTCATCATTAAACGTGCATAA
- a CDS encoding class I SAM-dependent methyltransferase has translation MAASETEEIFTQIYRTNAWRDAESRSGPGSTVFRTRLLRPRLTELVHKLGIRSLLDVPCGDFNWMRLTELSSVEYIGADIVPDLISMNNSLHARPGRSFIQLDMIRGPLPKVDLILCRDGIVHLSFADIAVALCTIRQSASNYLLITTFTAHGGNDDAPTGGWRPLNLDIAPFSFPAPLLTLADGPRPDGTYPDKILALYRIADLPDRTCVMQSHSGEKASGATT, from the coding sequence ATGGCAGCTTCAGAAACTGAGGAGATCTTCACCCAGATCTATCGCACGAATGCCTGGCGTGATGCTGAATCCCGCTCCGGACCGGGATCTACTGTCTTTCGTACTCGTCTGTTGCGCCCTCGGCTGACCGAACTGGTGCACAAATTGGGAATACGCTCGCTGTTGGATGTGCCCTGCGGTGATTTCAACTGGATGCGCCTGACGGAGCTGTCTTCGGTTGAATACATCGGTGCCGACATTGTTCCCGATTTGATAAGCATGAATAATTCATTGCATGCGCGACCGGGCCGCAGCTTCATTCAACTCGATATGATTCGCGGGCCTCTGCCCAAGGTGGATTTGATCCTGTGCCGCGACGGCATCGTCCACTTATCTTTTGCCGATATCGCTGTGGCGCTGTGCACGATTCGGCAAAGTGCCTCGAACTATCTTCTGATCACTACGTTTACCGCTCACGGCGGCAATGATGACGCCCCCACAGGAGGCTGGCGGCCATTGAATCTGGATATCGCGCCCTTTAGCTTTCCCGCTCCCTTGCTCACTCTCGCCGATGGACCGCGCCCGGATGGCACATATCCCGACAAAATACTGGCTCTTTACCGCATCGCCGATCTGCCCGACCGAACTTGCGTCATGCAATCACATTCAGGGGAAAAAGCGTCAGGAGCAACGACATAA
- a CDS encoding acetamidase/formamidase family protein: protein MRQTILLAFLLASSVFLFAQSQPPASSSSTPSGTPQTFKLSATPKTVAWGYYDAAAPPVLHIHSGDTVVFDTLLTNSPTGLERAGVPPEQVQQNLRDIYKEVTNKGPGGHILNGPVYVEEAEPGDTLEVRIQKIELAIPYAYNGFGPNRGFLPEDFPYRKIKIIPLDKERMVATFAPGIEIPLHPFFGSMGVAPPESFGRIDSAPPGVHAGNMDNKELVAGTTLYLPVHARGALFEVGDGHAGQGNGEVDITAMETSLVGTLQFIVHKGTNQKYPRAETPTHYISMGFHQELYEATRIAVREMIDFLMAEKHLSHDDAYMLTSVAGDVDITELVDGNKGVHVMMPKALFTK, encoded by the coding sequence ATGCGTCAAACTATCCTTCTCGCTTTTCTGCTGGCATCTTCGGTTTTCTTGTTTGCGCAGTCGCAACCGCCGGCATCTTCTTCCAGCACTCCTTCCGGTACTCCGCAAACCTTCAAGCTGTCAGCCACTCCCAAAACTGTCGCCTGGGGATACTACGACGCTGCGGCCCCGCCGGTGCTGCATATCCACTCGGGCGACACCGTGGTGTTTGACACACTCCTCACCAACAGCCCAACCGGGCTGGAGCGGGCAGGAGTGCCCCCAGAACAAGTACAGCAGAACCTGCGCGATATTTATAAAGAGGTCACCAACAAAGGACCGGGCGGACACATTCTCAACGGTCCGGTTTACGTTGAAGAAGCCGAACCGGGCGATACCCTGGAGGTACGCATCCAGAAGATCGAGTTGGCCATTCCATATGCCTACAACGGATTCGGCCCTAATCGCGGATTTCTGCCGGAAGATTTTCCCTATCGCAAGATAAAGATCATTCCTTTGGACAAGGAGCGCATGGTAGCGACATTCGCTCCGGGAATCGAGATCCCGCTGCATCCCTTTTTCGGCAGCATGGGCGTGGCTCCGCCGGAATCCTTCGGACGCATTGACAGCGCTCCGCCGGGAGTCCACGCCGGCAACATGGACAACAAAGAACTGGTGGCAGGGACCACGCTTTACCTCCCTGTGCACGCGCGCGGGGCGCTGTTTGAAGTAGGCGATGGCCACGCGGGACAGGGCAACGGCGAAGTGGATATCACAGCCATGGAGACGTCGCTCGTAGGCACGCTGCAGTTCATCGTGCACAAGGGGACCAACCAGAAATATCCGCGCGCAGAAACGCCTACGCATTACATCAGCATGGGGTTCCACCAGGAGCTATACGAAGCTACCCGCATCGCCGTGCGCGAGATGATTGATTTTCTGATGGCTGAAAAACATCTCAGTCACGATGATGCTTACATGCTGACCAGTGTGGCAGGTGACGTTGACATCACCGAATTGGTTGATGGCAACAAGGGTGTACACGTCATGATGCCCAAAGCGCTCTTTACAAAATAG
- a CDS encoding carboxypeptidase regulatory-like domain-containing protein, translating into MKLRLFFYLSLLSLALPYSLAQSADPPKKAVVTGRVLNATTGEPVKKAHVALSKAEASETDEDAAPSFVANTDADGHFSFDAVAPGNYRLAVQRSGFAYTQYGAPGASGLGTVFSLASEQKLDLTVKVVPLGVIAGRVLDADGDAVPDAIVSAIRSFFSNGKREIERLGKIKTNDLGEYRLYDLPAGRYYIAATIPSFMPAGTQPTDEDSGLIYYQDATDLGNATPLELTAGSTLSNIDIMATKARRVTISGTILNPPAGNSVRVSLVPRDSTLPLKFIRQDAEYHDETGKFEIHGVAPGTYVLAASAFGGSRPLSARQQLAVTGAGVPDIALALSPGVDLYGHVRVDGQSALDLSHIGVALQSHDEGGAEASPVGRDGAFSITNVVPNTYVLSVSGLPRNSYVKSVRVGEQEFFPSEIDLTRGAGGAFSILVSTAAAQVSGVVVNDKQLPSGGALVVLVPAQRQRGDLYKSTTTNSAGGFSLEGITPGDYKLFAWQGIDTGAYQDPEFLKRFEDQGELVSLEENSSRSIQLKIIPAASF; encoded by the coding sequence ATGAAACTTAGATTATTTTTTTATCTTTCATTACTGTCGCTTGCGCTGCCCTATTCACTCGCACAGAGCGCGGATCCGCCCAAAAAGGCGGTCGTGACTGGCCGGGTACTGAACGCGACCACGGGCGAGCCCGTTAAGAAGGCCCACGTGGCGCTGAGCAAGGCGGAGGCCAGTGAAACCGACGAAGACGCCGCACCATCTTTTGTTGCCAACACCGATGCGGATGGCCATTTCTCATTCGATGCCGTCGCACCCGGCAACTATCGTTTAGCAGTACAACGGAGTGGATTTGCTTACACACAATATGGAGCGCCGGGGGCCAGCGGGCTCGGCACCGTCTTTAGCCTGGCGAGCGAGCAAAAGCTCGACCTCACGGTGAAAGTGGTTCCGTTGGGTGTGATCGCAGGCCGGGTACTCGACGCTGATGGCGATGCCGTGCCGGATGCGATTGTCTCTGCCATTCGCTCGTTCTTCTCGAACGGTAAGCGCGAAATTGAAAGACTCGGCAAGATAAAGACCAATGATTTGGGCGAGTACCGGCTCTACGACCTGCCGGCAGGGCGATACTACATTGCCGCCACGATCCCCAGTTTCATGCCGGCAGGCACGCAGCCAACGGACGAAGATTCTGGGTTGATTTATTACCAGGATGCAACCGACCTGGGCAACGCCACGCCTCTGGAACTGACCGCGGGCAGCACGCTCAGCAATATTGATATTATGGCTACCAAGGCGCGCCGGGTCACCATCAGTGGAACCATCCTGAATCCACCTGCTGGCAATTCCGTCAGGGTCTCGCTGGTGCCGCGTGATTCCACTCTTCCGCTCAAGTTTATCCGGCAGGATGCGGAGTACCATGACGAAACCGGCAAATTTGAAATCCACGGCGTCGCTCCGGGCACATACGTACTGGCGGCCAGCGCTTTTGGCGGGTCCCGGCCGCTTTCCGCGAGGCAGCAACTTGCCGTGACCGGTGCCGGAGTGCCGGATATTGCGCTGGCACTCAGCCCAGGAGTGGACCTGTATGGCCACGTGCGCGTAGACGGGCAGAGTGCGTTGGACCTCTCCCACATAGGCGTGGCTCTGCAGTCGCATGATGAAGGTGGGGCAGAGGCCAGCCCGGTAGGCAGGGACGGCGCATTCTCAATCACCAACGTCGTACCGAACACTTACGTGCTCTCCGTGAGCGGCCTGCCCCGGAACAGCTACGTGAAATCGGTGCGCGTCGGCGAACAGGAGTTTTTTCCATCGGAAATTGACCTTACCCGTGGTGCTGGCGGTGCATTTAGCATTCTCGTGAGCACCGCAGCCGCGCAGGTTTCGGGTGTAGTCGTGAACGATAAGCAACTGCCCAGCGGCGGCGCCCTGGTTGTGCTGGTTCCGGCACAGCGCCAGCGAGGCGATCTTTACAAGAGCACAACCACAAATTCAGCGGGCGGCTTCAGCCTGGAAGGCATTACTCCGGGAGACTACAAACTGTTTGCCTGGCAAGGAATAGATACCGGTGCATATCAGGACCCGGAGTTCCTGAAACGCTTCGAAGACCAGGGGGAGCTGGTGAGCCTGGAGGAGAATAGCAGCCGGAGTATTCAACTTAAGATTATTCCAGCGGCATCTTTCTAA